A window from Trichomycterus rosablanca isolate fTriRos1 chromosome 21, fTriRos1.hap1, whole genome shotgun sequence encodes these proteins:
- the golga3 gene encoding golgin subfamily A member 3 isoform X1, whose translation MENGNTDAVPAETSAAQRPDADAQTLAVKPGELRDARDAGKFPNGHVGAGPLQNGSPGCEAGHSSSSPAPGVESFTDGLEKPEGSALQSLRLSIPMQETEMSLEPSLEMENEEKIRLDARRRLEEQLKQYRVQRHQERSHRSSPRSRPSSTLDPELMLHPDVLPRASTVAMTTEYSFLRTSVPRGPKLGSLGIPPAKDRKPKTPKPGRIHSLADYRTPDVPGDQTTSSASSSGGVCVGGVSEGSPSSVSTVSMLSETSVIGAEGEGNGPDAGSAGGAPAEYALVGRYPSLREVLQAANEELELEKEGAALMQAANEELESEPRSRRDSFSSTVSYGSSVMGTHDELLQVLKDKMRLEGQLESLSSEANQALKEKTELQAELAVLDARLRAQCEETRLGAERQASLTSEVSSLRSERSGLERGVAELRAQLEEKDAGLESLSKDLQLAEQQYQRLMGRVEEMQQGLSSRDSTVSELRQQLSRLHSQLQQTETERGALNSRLQTSQAEVQSLQQLRTWYQQQLGVAQEARVRLQSQMATMQAGHMTQNDVLENLKMENVSLSHQLTENKHRSIKEKERIAVQLQSIEVDMLSQEATIHQIHDAKTLVEKDLQQKLEEFEEEREQLLKAANRAAALERELEQVRVMLGQKDAQLSEFQREHVELMKKLTETQDALQSKDQALQLMEARHEQLQTELDELQSDSSARDEELRLLREQKIVLEVALRAAREERSQLGDGAERLGQEVLDSSEALQQLRQDVQVKTTQIESLQQENVSLKKQAQKLKEQFSQQKVMVEAYRRDAASKEQLISELKASKKRLLSEVKELKEEVQRLDQEKISSRQEQERLLREVQRVQEQMSSLEEHLQEVQSERDQLDTQLQSVQFDQNQLAVVSEENQVLRKKVEEMQNEAKTAITEQKVRMKRFGTDLTSAQKELKVKHKAYENAVSILSRRLQEALGEKETAEAELVRLRAQVDQGGNDQALQVKVDSLQAELDSVLSSKSLLEKELQEVISLTSTELEEYQEKVLELEDELQEARNFKKRIRRLEDANKKLALELEHEKGKLAGLGQSHNALREHANVLEAALAKREADLVQLNLQVQAVLKRKEEEDQQMRNLVRTLQDALEKEKIKVKELTEQVAEAKLEAAHNRRHYRAAVLELSEIRKELQTKEELLRTLQEHASRLEAQDAQRSQEVSRFESELAEAHTQLQILQKQLDDELNKQPLINQEVEDLKWEVEQKQRELDAQRHQVELSEISNQKELDTVQETLQRVRVELEMVQEDLTSTRKDKFVLQAKVGELRTSMKNLLQQNTQLKQELKHTRTRKRMEVRSDSAPLTPVKIPDCPVPASLLDELLKPSTSVNKEPLNNLHNCLRQLKQEMDSLQKQMEEHTVTVTTWVSAEEELQRLGIHDNRSSSKEDEEAEVKELASS comes from the exons ATGGAAAATGGAAACACAGACGCGGTACCAGCGGAGACCAGCGCGGCCCAGCGGCCGGACGCAGACGCCCAAACACTCGCTGTAAAACCGGGAGAGCTCAGAGACGCTCGGGATGCTGGGAAATTCCCTAACG GTCACGTCGGGGCGGGGCCGCTGCAGAACGGATCTCCTGGGTGTGAGGCGGGACACAGCAGCTCCTCTCCTGCTCCAGGTGTGGAATCGTTCACTGACGGCCTAGAGAAGCCCGAGGGCTCGGCCTTACAGTCGCTCAGACTCAGTATCCCAATGCAGGAGACCGAAATGT cgcTCGAGCCCTCTCTGGAGATGGAGAACGAGGAGAAGATCCGTCTGGACGCCCGGCGGCGCCTGGAGGAGCAGCTCAAGCAGTACCGCGTCCAGAGACATCAAGAGAGA TCCCATCGTTCCTCCCCCAGGTCTCGCCCCAGCAGCACCCTGGACCCGGAGCTCATGCTGCACCCGGACGTGCTGCCCCGGGCCTCCACCGTCGCCATGACGACCGAGTACTCCTTCCTGCGCACCAGCGTTCCCCGCGGACCCAAACTGGGCAGCCTGGGCATCCCCCCCGCCAAGGACCGGAAGCCCAAAACACCCAAACCCGGGAGGATCCACTCGCTGGCCGACTACAGAACCCCGGACGTGCCGGGTGACCAGACGACATCATCGGCGTCATCGTCGGGGGGCGTGTGTGTGGGCGGGGTCTCGGAGGGAAGCCCGAGCTCCGTCTCTACGGTCTCCATGCTGTCGGAAACCAGCGTCATCGGCGCGGAGGGTGAGGGGAACGGTCCGGACGCAGGGTCGGCCGGCGGGGCTCCAGCAGAGTACGCCCTCGTGGGGCGCTACCCCTCTCTGAGGGAGGTGCTGCAAGCAGCCAATGAGGAGCTGGAGCTGGAGAAAGAAGGCGCGGCTCTGATGCAGGCGGCCAACGAGGAGCTGGAGAGTGAACCACGCAGCCGGCGGGACAGCTTCTCCAGCAC GGTCTCGTATGGAAGCTCGGTGATGGGGACCCACGACGAGCTGCTGCAGGTTCTGAAGGACAAGATGAGGTTGGAGGGCCAGCTGGAGTCTCTGTCCTCCGAGGCCAATCAG GCCCTGAAGGAGAAGACGGAGCTGCAGGCGGAGCTGGCGGTGCTGGACGCCCGTCTGCGGGCCCAGTGCGAGGAGACCCGGCTGGGTGCGGAGCGCCAGGCCTCCCTGACCTCGGAGGTGTCGTCCCTGCGCTCGGAGCGGAGCGGCCTGGAGCGGGGCGTGGCCGAGCTCAGGGCTCAGCTGGAGGAGAAGGACGCCGGCCTGGAGTCGCTCTCCAAAGACCTGCAGCTGGCCGAGCAGCAGTACCAGAGGCTCATGGGAAGGGTGGAGGAGATGCAGCAGGGTCTGAGCTCCAGGGACAGCACAG tgagcGAGTTGCGGCAGCAGTTGAGCCGTCTGCACTCTCAGCTGCAGCAGACGGAGACGGAGCGCGGCGCCCTGAACTCGCGGCTGCAGACGTCGCAGGCGGAGGTGCAGTCGCTGCAGCAGCTGCGCACCTGGTACCAGCAGCAGCTGGGCGTGGCGCAGGAGGCCCGGGTCCGGCTGCAGAGTCAGATGGCCACCATGCAG GCGGGTCACATGACCCAGAACGACGTGCTGGAGAACCTGAAGATGGAGAACGTCAGTCTGTCCCACCAGCTGACCGAGAACAAGCACCGCTCCATCAAGGAGAAGGAACGCATCGCCGTCCAGCTGCAGAGCatcgag GTGGACATGCTGTCCCAGGAAGCGACCATCCACCAGATCCACGATGCCAAGACCCTGGTGGAGAAGGACCTGCAGCAGAAGCTGGAGGAGTTTGAGGAGGAGAGAGAGCAGCTGCTCAAAGCTGCCAACAGAGCTGCAGCCCTGGAGAGAGAGCTGGAACAG GTGAGGGTGATGTTGGGTCAGAAGGATGCTCAGCTCTCCGAGTTCCAGCGTGAGCACGTGGAGCTGATGAAGAAGCTGACGGAGACGCAGGACGCCCTCCAGAGTAAAGATCAGGCGCTGCAGCTGATGGAGGCTCGTCACGAGCAGCTGCAGACCGAGCTGGACGAGCTGCAGTCCGACTCCTCCGCCCGGGACGAGGAGCTGCGCCTCCTGCGCGAGCAGAAGATCGTCCTGGAGGTGGCGCTGCGGGCGGCGCGAGAGGAACGGAGCCAGCTGGGCGACGGGGCGGAGAGACTCGGGCAGGAGGTGCTGGACTCGTCCGAGGCTCTCCAGCAGCTCAGGCAGGACGTGCAGGTGAAGACCACACAG ATCGAGTCGCTGCAGCAGGAGAACGTCTCCCTGAAGAAGCAGGCTCAGAAGCTGAAGGAGCAGTTCAGTCAGCAGAAG GTGATGGTGGAGGCGTACAGGAGGGACGCGGCCTCCAAGGAGCAGCTGATCTCCGAGCTGAAGGCCTCCAAGAAGCGCCTGCTGTCCGAGGTGAAGGAGCTGAAGGAGGAGGTGCAGCGGCTGGACCAGGAGAAAATTAGCTCCCggcaggaacaggagcgcctcCTGCGGGAGGTGCAGAGAGTGCAGGAGCAGATGAGCAGCCTGGAGGAACATCTGCAGGAGGTGCAGAGCGAGAGAGACCAGCTCGACACCCAGCTGCAG TCCGTACAGTTTGATCAGAACCAGTTGGCTGTGGTGAGTGAGGAGAACCAGGTTCTGAGGAAGAAGGTGGAGGAGATGCAGAACGAGGCTAAGAC GGCCATCACGGAGCAGAAGGTGAGGATGAAGAGGTTTGGGACGGACCTGACCAGCGCTCAGAAGGAGCTGAAGGTGAAGCACAAGGCCTACGAGAACGCCGTCAGCATCCTGAGCCGACGCCTGCAGGAGGCTCTCGGGGAGAAGGAGACGGCCGAGGCCGAGCTGGTCAGGCTCCGGGCGCAGGTGGACCAGGGGGGCAACGACCAGGCGCTGCAG GTGAAGGTGGACTCCCTGCAGGCGGAGCTGGACTCGGTGCTGAGCAGTAAGTCTCTGCTGGAGAAGGAGCTGCAGGAGGTGATCAGCCTGACCAGCACTGAGCTGGAGGAGTACCAGGAGAAGGTCCTGGAGCTAGAGGACGAG CTGCAGGAGGCGCGAAACTTCAAGAAACGCATCCGCCGCCTGGAGGACGCCAACAAGAAGCTGGCGCTGGAGCTCGAGCACGAGAAGGGCAAGCTGGCCGGGCTCGGGCAGTCCCACAATGCACTGCGGGAGCACGCCAACGTCCTGGAGGCCGCCCTGGCCAAACGAGAGGCCGACCTGGTCCAGCTCAACCTGCAG GTCCAGGCGGTGCTGAAGAGGAAGGAGGAGGAAGATCAGCAGATGAGGAACCTGGTCCGGACTCTGCAGGACGCTCTGGAGAAGGAGAAGATCAAAGTCAAGGAGCTGACCGAGCAG GTCGCCGAGGCTAAGCTGGAGGCGGCTCATAACCGGCGGCATTACCGCGCGGCCGTGCTGGAGCTGAGCGAGATCAGGAAGGAGCTGCAGACCAAAGAGGAGCTGCTGAGAACCCTGCAGGAACACGCCAGCAGACTCGA AGCTCAGGACGCTCAGCGCTCACAGGAGGTGTCCCGATTCGAGTCGGAGCTGGCCGAGGCTCACACACAGCTGCAGATCCTGCAGAAACAGCTGGACGACGAGCTCAACAAACAACCACTCATCAACCaggag gtggagGATCTGAAGTGGGAGGTGGAGCAGAAGCAGCGTGAGCTTGATGCACAGCGCCACCAGGTGGAACTCTCAGAGATCTCCAACCAAAAAGAGCTGGACACTGTACAGGAGACGCTGCAG AGGGTCCGGGTGGAGCTGGAGATGGTGCAGGAGGATCTGACCAGCACCAGGAAGGACAAGTTCGTCCTGCAGGCCAAAGTGGGCGAGCTGAGGACCAGCATGAAGAACCTGCTGCAGCAGAACACCCAGCTCAAGCAGGAGCTCAAACACACGCGCACACGCAAG AGGATGGAGGTGAGGTCTGACTCCGCCCCTTTGACCCCGGTCAAGATCCCAGACTGTCCGGTCCCCGCGTCCCTATTGGACGAGCTGCTGAAACCCTCCACCTCCGTCAACAAGGAACCGCTCAACAACCTGCACAACTGCTTACGGCAGCTGAA GCAGGAGATGGACAGTCTTCAGAAGCAGATGGAGGAGCACACGGTCACGGTGACGACCTGGGTCTCGGCGGAGGAGGAGCTTCAGAGGCTGGGTATCCACGACAACAGGAGCTCATCCAAAGAGGACGAGGAGGCAGAAGTGAAAGAGCTGGCGTcatcatga
- the golga3 gene encoding golgin subfamily A member 3 isoform X2, protein MENGNTDAVPAETSAAQRPDADAQTLAVKPGELRDARDAGKFPNGHVGAGPLQNGSPGCEAGHSSSSPAPALEPSLEMENEEKIRLDARRRLEEQLKQYRVQRHQERSHRSSPRSRPSSTLDPELMLHPDVLPRASTVAMTTEYSFLRTSVPRGPKLGSLGIPPAKDRKPKTPKPGRIHSLADYRTPDVPGDQTTSSASSSGGVCVGGVSEGSPSSVSTVSMLSETSVIGAEGEGNGPDAGSAGGAPAEYALVGRYPSLREVLQAANEELELEKEGAALMQAANEELESEPRSRRDSFSSTVSYGSSVMGTHDELLQVLKDKMRLEGQLESLSSEANQALKEKTELQAELAVLDARLRAQCEETRLGAERQASLTSEVSSLRSERSGLERGVAELRAQLEEKDAGLESLSKDLQLAEQQYQRLMGRVEEMQQGLSSRDSTVSELRQQLSRLHSQLQQTETERGALNSRLQTSQAEVQSLQQLRTWYQQQLGVAQEARVRLQSQMATMQAGHMTQNDVLENLKMENVSLSHQLTENKHRSIKEKERIAVQLQSIEVDMLSQEATIHQIHDAKTLVEKDLQQKLEEFEEEREQLLKAANRAAALERELEQVRVMLGQKDAQLSEFQREHVELMKKLTETQDALQSKDQALQLMEARHEQLQTELDELQSDSSARDEELRLLREQKIVLEVALRAAREERSQLGDGAERLGQEVLDSSEALQQLRQDVQVKTTQIESLQQENVSLKKQAQKLKEQFSQQKVMVEAYRRDAASKEQLISELKASKKRLLSEVKELKEEVQRLDQEKISSRQEQERLLREVQRVQEQMSSLEEHLQEVQSERDQLDTQLQSVQFDQNQLAVVSEENQVLRKKVEEMQNEAKTAITEQKVRMKRFGTDLTSAQKELKVKHKAYENAVSILSRRLQEALGEKETAEAELVRLRAQVDQGGNDQALQVKVDSLQAELDSVLSSKSLLEKELQEVISLTSTELEEYQEKVLELEDELQEARNFKKRIRRLEDANKKLALELEHEKGKLAGLGQSHNALREHANVLEAALAKREADLVQLNLQVQAVLKRKEEEDQQMRNLVRTLQDALEKEKIKVKELTEQVAEAKLEAAHNRRHYRAAVLELSEIRKELQTKEELLRTLQEHASRLEAQDAQRSQEVSRFESELAEAHTQLQILQKQLDDELNKQPLINQEVEDLKWEVEQKQRELDAQRHQVELSEISNQKELDTVQETLQRVRVELEMVQEDLTSTRKDKFVLQAKVGELRTSMKNLLQQNTQLKQELKHTRTRKRMEVRSDSAPLTPVKIPDCPVPASLLDELLKPSTSVNKEPLNNLHNCLRQLKQEMDSLQKQMEEHTVTVTTWVSAEEELQRLGIHDNRSSSKEDEEAEVKELASS, encoded by the exons ATGGAAAATGGAAACACAGACGCGGTACCAGCGGAGACCAGCGCGGCCCAGCGGCCGGACGCAGACGCCCAAACACTCGCTGTAAAACCGGGAGAGCTCAGAGACGCTCGGGATGCTGGGAAATTCCCTAACG GTCACGTCGGGGCGGGGCCGCTGCAGAACGGATCTCCTGGGTGTGAGGCGGGACACAGCAGCTCCTCTCCTGCTCCAG cgcTCGAGCCCTCTCTGGAGATGGAGAACGAGGAGAAGATCCGTCTGGACGCCCGGCGGCGCCTGGAGGAGCAGCTCAAGCAGTACCGCGTCCAGAGACATCAAGAGAGA TCCCATCGTTCCTCCCCCAGGTCTCGCCCCAGCAGCACCCTGGACCCGGAGCTCATGCTGCACCCGGACGTGCTGCCCCGGGCCTCCACCGTCGCCATGACGACCGAGTACTCCTTCCTGCGCACCAGCGTTCCCCGCGGACCCAAACTGGGCAGCCTGGGCATCCCCCCCGCCAAGGACCGGAAGCCCAAAACACCCAAACCCGGGAGGATCCACTCGCTGGCCGACTACAGAACCCCGGACGTGCCGGGTGACCAGACGACATCATCGGCGTCATCGTCGGGGGGCGTGTGTGTGGGCGGGGTCTCGGAGGGAAGCCCGAGCTCCGTCTCTACGGTCTCCATGCTGTCGGAAACCAGCGTCATCGGCGCGGAGGGTGAGGGGAACGGTCCGGACGCAGGGTCGGCCGGCGGGGCTCCAGCAGAGTACGCCCTCGTGGGGCGCTACCCCTCTCTGAGGGAGGTGCTGCAAGCAGCCAATGAGGAGCTGGAGCTGGAGAAAGAAGGCGCGGCTCTGATGCAGGCGGCCAACGAGGAGCTGGAGAGTGAACCACGCAGCCGGCGGGACAGCTTCTCCAGCAC GGTCTCGTATGGAAGCTCGGTGATGGGGACCCACGACGAGCTGCTGCAGGTTCTGAAGGACAAGATGAGGTTGGAGGGCCAGCTGGAGTCTCTGTCCTCCGAGGCCAATCAG GCCCTGAAGGAGAAGACGGAGCTGCAGGCGGAGCTGGCGGTGCTGGACGCCCGTCTGCGGGCCCAGTGCGAGGAGACCCGGCTGGGTGCGGAGCGCCAGGCCTCCCTGACCTCGGAGGTGTCGTCCCTGCGCTCGGAGCGGAGCGGCCTGGAGCGGGGCGTGGCCGAGCTCAGGGCTCAGCTGGAGGAGAAGGACGCCGGCCTGGAGTCGCTCTCCAAAGACCTGCAGCTGGCCGAGCAGCAGTACCAGAGGCTCATGGGAAGGGTGGAGGAGATGCAGCAGGGTCTGAGCTCCAGGGACAGCACAG tgagcGAGTTGCGGCAGCAGTTGAGCCGTCTGCACTCTCAGCTGCAGCAGACGGAGACGGAGCGCGGCGCCCTGAACTCGCGGCTGCAGACGTCGCAGGCGGAGGTGCAGTCGCTGCAGCAGCTGCGCACCTGGTACCAGCAGCAGCTGGGCGTGGCGCAGGAGGCCCGGGTCCGGCTGCAGAGTCAGATGGCCACCATGCAG GCGGGTCACATGACCCAGAACGACGTGCTGGAGAACCTGAAGATGGAGAACGTCAGTCTGTCCCACCAGCTGACCGAGAACAAGCACCGCTCCATCAAGGAGAAGGAACGCATCGCCGTCCAGCTGCAGAGCatcgag GTGGACATGCTGTCCCAGGAAGCGACCATCCACCAGATCCACGATGCCAAGACCCTGGTGGAGAAGGACCTGCAGCAGAAGCTGGAGGAGTTTGAGGAGGAGAGAGAGCAGCTGCTCAAAGCTGCCAACAGAGCTGCAGCCCTGGAGAGAGAGCTGGAACAG GTGAGGGTGATGTTGGGTCAGAAGGATGCTCAGCTCTCCGAGTTCCAGCGTGAGCACGTGGAGCTGATGAAGAAGCTGACGGAGACGCAGGACGCCCTCCAGAGTAAAGATCAGGCGCTGCAGCTGATGGAGGCTCGTCACGAGCAGCTGCAGACCGAGCTGGACGAGCTGCAGTCCGACTCCTCCGCCCGGGACGAGGAGCTGCGCCTCCTGCGCGAGCAGAAGATCGTCCTGGAGGTGGCGCTGCGGGCGGCGCGAGAGGAACGGAGCCAGCTGGGCGACGGGGCGGAGAGACTCGGGCAGGAGGTGCTGGACTCGTCCGAGGCTCTCCAGCAGCTCAGGCAGGACGTGCAGGTGAAGACCACACAG ATCGAGTCGCTGCAGCAGGAGAACGTCTCCCTGAAGAAGCAGGCTCAGAAGCTGAAGGAGCAGTTCAGTCAGCAGAAG GTGATGGTGGAGGCGTACAGGAGGGACGCGGCCTCCAAGGAGCAGCTGATCTCCGAGCTGAAGGCCTCCAAGAAGCGCCTGCTGTCCGAGGTGAAGGAGCTGAAGGAGGAGGTGCAGCGGCTGGACCAGGAGAAAATTAGCTCCCggcaggaacaggagcgcctcCTGCGGGAGGTGCAGAGAGTGCAGGAGCAGATGAGCAGCCTGGAGGAACATCTGCAGGAGGTGCAGAGCGAGAGAGACCAGCTCGACACCCAGCTGCAG TCCGTACAGTTTGATCAGAACCAGTTGGCTGTGGTGAGTGAGGAGAACCAGGTTCTGAGGAAGAAGGTGGAGGAGATGCAGAACGAGGCTAAGAC GGCCATCACGGAGCAGAAGGTGAGGATGAAGAGGTTTGGGACGGACCTGACCAGCGCTCAGAAGGAGCTGAAGGTGAAGCACAAGGCCTACGAGAACGCCGTCAGCATCCTGAGCCGACGCCTGCAGGAGGCTCTCGGGGAGAAGGAGACGGCCGAGGCCGAGCTGGTCAGGCTCCGGGCGCAGGTGGACCAGGGGGGCAACGACCAGGCGCTGCAG GTGAAGGTGGACTCCCTGCAGGCGGAGCTGGACTCGGTGCTGAGCAGTAAGTCTCTGCTGGAGAAGGAGCTGCAGGAGGTGATCAGCCTGACCAGCACTGAGCTGGAGGAGTACCAGGAGAAGGTCCTGGAGCTAGAGGACGAG CTGCAGGAGGCGCGAAACTTCAAGAAACGCATCCGCCGCCTGGAGGACGCCAACAAGAAGCTGGCGCTGGAGCTCGAGCACGAGAAGGGCAAGCTGGCCGGGCTCGGGCAGTCCCACAATGCACTGCGGGAGCACGCCAACGTCCTGGAGGCCGCCCTGGCCAAACGAGAGGCCGACCTGGTCCAGCTCAACCTGCAG GTCCAGGCGGTGCTGAAGAGGAAGGAGGAGGAAGATCAGCAGATGAGGAACCTGGTCCGGACTCTGCAGGACGCTCTGGAGAAGGAGAAGATCAAAGTCAAGGAGCTGACCGAGCAG GTCGCCGAGGCTAAGCTGGAGGCGGCTCATAACCGGCGGCATTACCGCGCGGCCGTGCTGGAGCTGAGCGAGATCAGGAAGGAGCTGCAGACCAAAGAGGAGCTGCTGAGAACCCTGCAGGAACACGCCAGCAGACTCGA AGCTCAGGACGCTCAGCGCTCACAGGAGGTGTCCCGATTCGAGTCGGAGCTGGCCGAGGCTCACACACAGCTGCAGATCCTGCAGAAACAGCTGGACGACGAGCTCAACAAACAACCACTCATCAACCaggag gtggagGATCTGAAGTGGGAGGTGGAGCAGAAGCAGCGTGAGCTTGATGCACAGCGCCACCAGGTGGAACTCTCAGAGATCTCCAACCAAAAAGAGCTGGACACTGTACAGGAGACGCTGCAG AGGGTCCGGGTGGAGCTGGAGATGGTGCAGGAGGATCTGACCAGCACCAGGAAGGACAAGTTCGTCCTGCAGGCCAAAGTGGGCGAGCTGAGGACCAGCATGAAGAACCTGCTGCAGCAGAACACCCAGCTCAAGCAGGAGCTCAAACACACGCGCACACGCAAG AGGATGGAGGTGAGGTCTGACTCCGCCCCTTTGACCCCGGTCAAGATCCCAGACTGTCCGGTCCCCGCGTCCCTATTGGACGAGCTGCTGAAACCCTCCACCTCCGTCAACAAGGAACCGCTCAACAACCTGCACAACTGCTTACGGCAGCTGAA GCAGGAGATGGACAGTCTTCAGAAGCAGATGGAGGAGCACACGGTCACGGTGACGACCTGGGTCTCGGCGGAGGAGGAGCTTCAGAGGCTGGGTATCCACGACAACAGGAGCTCATCCAAAGAGGACGAGGAGGCAGAAGTGAAAGAGCTGGCGTcatcatga
- the ranbp1 gene encoding ran-specific GTPase-activating protein encodes MADTKGTPDDHETTTDNTEDTNHDPHFDPIVSLPEQEVKTLEEDEEEIFKMRAKLYRFASENDPPEWKERGTGDVKLLRHKEKGTIRLLMRRDRTLKICANHLVVPLMELKPNAGSDRAWVWNTHADFADEKPKPEMLAIRFLNAENAQKFKLKFDECREEARKSLEADGNKADSVVEKLEDLSIKDQKTQSSEEKDKDAKKEEKKKKPEEEK; translated from the exons ATGGCAGATACCAAG GGGACACCTGATGACCACGAGACGACCACGGATAACACCGAGGACACCAACCATGACCCCCATTTCGATCCCATCGTCTCGCTCCCTGAGCAGGAGGTGAAGACTctggaggaggacgaggaggagatcttcaaaat gcgagCGAAGCTGTACCGCTTCGCCAGCGAGAACGACCCGCCCGAGTGGAAGGAGCGCGGCACGGGCGACGTCAAGCTGCTGCGCCACAAAGAGAAGGGAACCATCCGCCTCCTGATGAGGAGAGACCGCACGCTCAAGATCTGCGCCAACCACCTCG TCGTGCCGCTGATGGAGCTGAAGCCGAACGCGGGGAGCGACCGCGCCTGGGTCTGGAACACACACGCCGACTTCGCAGACGAGAAGCCCAAACCCGAGATGCTGGCCATCCGCTTCCTGAACGCCGAGA ACGCACAGAAGTTCAAGCTGAAGTTTGATGAATGCAGGGAGGAGGCCAGGAAGTCGCTTGAAG ctGATGGAAACAAGGCCGACTCGGTGGTGGAGAAGCTGGAGGATCTTTCCATCAAAGACCAGAAGACGCAGAGCTCGGAGGAGAAGGATAAAGACGCCAAGAAggaggagaagaagaagaagcccGAGGAGGAGAAATGA
- the LOC134335175 gene encoding atos homolog protein B, protein MRHIHVEPVRKEAQAGDTPPSSDPQISVDPRPLGPPRPLNQEELRLQKVYQLSIFSQRGGFRGGAKRSREEAPGTVVSPKRLLQDEEQDDDDEDDEEMEMEVPLPTKGAFAPLSPKSPPTTDPQNPPPDPLEPLHPTLTPTEAAEWGAGIEKTPPPSERIPRPPSPPSCSNGAGPSERNGEVKKKKLLSFSDVADSCSEDEGPSTSKRSRLALTPGIGLAPGRSTDSKGAPYWTHLLPTAKEQSKSSAECSRSARRLKASTRLKSRQLRSGRRTDTSRLSGSSLAVSRSLLGNFEESILKGRFSPSGQIEGFTAEIGASGSYCPKHATLPVQVTYYDTSEHSAPSPFLGVISLEPLGKKGYSVPKAGTIQVTLFNPNKTVVKMFLVTYNFGDMPVNHMTFLRHRIFLVPVEEGAESEGCLQSSAPDRKKILCYLIHLRFQSSKSGKIYLHDDIRLLFSRKSIEVDAGIPYELKSFTEVPRNPKYSPRV, encoded by the exons ATGCGGCACATCCACGTGGAGCCGGTACGCAAGGAGGCGCAGGCCGGGGACACGCCTCCCTCCAGCGACCCCCAGATCAGCGTGGACCCCCGGCCCCTGGGGCCCCCCAGACCGCTGAACCAGGAGGAGCTCCGGCTGCAGAAGGTCTATCAGCTCTCCATCTTCTCCCAGAGAGGAGGCTTCAGAGGAGGCGCCAAGCGGAGCAGAGAGGAGGCGCCCGGCACCGTCGTCTCCCCCAAACGCCTCCTTCAGGACGAGGAGCAGGATGATGATGACGAGGACGATGAAGAAATGGAAATGGAGGTGCCTCTCCCCACCAAGGGCGCTTTCGCCCCTCTGTCCCCAAAATCACCTCCCACGACGGACCCTCAGAACCCCCCTCCCGACCCTCTGGAACCTTTACACCCCACTTTAACCCCTACTGAGGCAGCGGAGTGGGGGGCGGGAATCGAAAAGACCCCGCCCCCGTCAGAAAGGATCCCCCGCCCGCCCTCGCCCCCCTCCTGCTCCAACGGGGCGGGACCGTCGGAGAGGAACGGCGAGgtgaagaagaagaagctgcTGTCCTTCAGCGACGTGGCCGACTCGTGCTCGGAGGACGAAGGACCGTCCACGTCCAAACGCAGCCGCCTGGCGCTCACGCCCGGGATCGGACTGGCACCGGGGCGCAGCACAGACTCCAAGGGCGCCCCCTACTGGACACACCTCCTGCCCACGGCCAAGGAGCAGAGCAAG AGTTCTGCTGAGTGTTCCCGGTCAGCGCGGAGGTTGAAGGCCAGCACTCGCCTCAAATc tcgtCAGCTGCGCAGTGGGCGTCGGACCGACACCAGCCGTCTGTCCGGTTCATCGTTAGCCGTTAGCAGGTCGCTGTTGGGGAACTTTGAG GAGTCGATCCTGAAGGGCAGATTCTCTCCGTCGGGGCAGATCGAGGGCTTTACGGCTGAAATTGGGGCGAGTGGCTCCTACTGTCCCAAACACGCCACCCTACCTGTACAGGTGACCTACTACGACACGTCCGAGCACAGCGCACCCTCGCCCTTCCTG ggtgTGATCTCCCTGGAGCCTTTAGGGAAGAAAGGATATAGCGTACCCAAAGCAGGGACCATTCAAGTG ACCTTATTCAACCCCAATAAAACCGTAGTGAAGATGTTCCTGGTGACCTACAACTTCGGCGACATGCCCGTCAATCACATGACCTTTCTGCGCCATCGCATCTTCCTGGTGCCTGTGGAGGAGGGGGCGGAGTCGGAGGGGTGTTTACAAAGCTCCGCCCCCGACAGGAAGAAGATTCTATGCTACCTGATTCACCTTAG ATTCCAGAGCTCTAAGTCTGGAAAGATTTACTTGCACGACGACATTCGGCTGCTATTCTCCCGGAAATCCATCGAGGTGGACGCAGGGATTCCTTACGAGCTCAAGTCCTTCACCGAGGTGCCAAGAAACCCCAAATACTCACCGCGGGTGTGA